The Naumovozyma dairenensis CBS 421 chromosome 1, complete genome genome includes a region encoding these proteins:
- the MRS6 gene encoding GTPase-activating protein MRS6 (similar to Saccharomyces cerevisiae MRS6 (YOR370C); ancestral locus Anc_7.10) codes for MLSPERRPSMAERRPSFFNSTGPNANPLIVPHLAGIEDPLPETTPEKVDVLIVGSGMVESVLAAALSWQGSTVLHIDKNDYYGDTSATLTVDQIKRWVDQINNGSIPFYENAKLYVSTLIGSGKYASKDFGIDLSPKILFTKSDLLSILVKSRVHQYLEFQSLSNFHTYENDSFEKLTNTKQEIFADQKLPLMTKRNLMKFIKFVLNWDKEPEIWKPYANRSMAEFLVEKFRLEKPQVFELLFSIGLCYNIDTKVPEALQRIRRYLSSFDVYGPFPVLYSKYGGAGELSQGFCRSAAVGGATYKLNEKLVSYNPTTNVALFSDGSKVNVVEKVIMSPTQISEDSKNVPKQPYQIHRLTCIVEKDCSTWFSEGESAAIVVFPPGSLKSGNKQVVQAFILGSGSECCPSGTCIWYLSTTEQGVRAELDLDAALEAMELSIIRETSTDIGDDEDIVQFGSNGQTLINSVKLGKSFKEYVPREKLQFLFKLYYTQRTSTPPFEVVDPTLFNVNKDTEKFDPEASDNGVLYTSMPSAEISYDEVVTAAKVLYEKIVGSDDDFFDIDFEDEDDLPGSSQDYENAIEDDDEDMGIDKSESAEFVGEMEI; via the coding sequence ATGTTGAGTCCTGAACGTCGTCCTTCTATGGCAGAACGTAGaccttctttcttcaattctaCAGGCCCAAATGCGAATCCGTTAATTGTTCCTCATTTGGCAGGTATTGAAGATCCTCTTCCAGAAACAACTCCAGAAAAAGTGGACGTATTGATTGTTGGTAGTGGTATGGTTGAGAGTGTTCTTGCAGCGGCCTTATCGTGGCAAGGATCTACTGTTTTGcatattgataaaaatgaCTACTATGGTGACACATCGGCGACATTAACTGTCGatcaaattaaaagatgggttgatcaaataaataatggtTCTATCCCGTTTTATGAGAATGCTAAATTGTATGTTTCCACCTTGATTGGTAGTGGGAAGTATGCATCTAAAGATTTTGGTATAGATCTTTCACCAAAAATTCTATTTACTAAATCGgatttattatctatttTAGTCAAGTCAAGAGTACATcaatatttggaattcCAATCACTATCTAATTTCCATACttatgaaaatgattcCTTTGAAAAACTGACAAATActaaacaagaaatttttGCAGATCAGAAATTACCATTGATGACGAAACgtaatttaatgaaatttattaaatttgtCCTTAATTGGGATAAAGAACCAGAAATATGGAAACCATATGCTAATAGATCGATGGCAGAATTTCTAGTTGAGAAATTCAGATTAGAAAAACCGCAAGTTTTCGAATTGCTTTTCTCGATTGGGTTATgttataatattgatacAAAAGTCCCAGAAGCTTTACAAAGGATACGTCGTTACTTAAGTAGTTTCGATGTGTACGGTCCATTCCCAGttctttattcaaaatatggTGGAGCTGGTGAATTGTCTCAAGGGTTCTGTCGTTCTGCTGCTGTTGGAGGAGCAACatataaattgaatgaaaaacTGGTATCATATAATCCCACAACAAATGTGGCATTATTTTCCGATGGATCCAAAGTTAATGTTGTCGAGAAAGTTATTATGTCTCCTACTCAAATATCGGaagattcaaaaaatgTTCCTAAACAACCTTATCAAATTCATAGGTTGACATGTATAGTCGAAAAAGATTGTAGCACATGGTTTAGTGAAGGTGAATCAGCTGCCATTGTTGTATTTCCCCCTGGGTCTTTAAAATCGGGCAATAAGCAAGTAGTACAAGCATTTATACTTGGTTCAGGGAGCGAATGTTGTCCATCTGGAACCTGTATTTGGTACTTGTCAACTACGGAGCAAGGTGTCCGTGCTGAATTGGATTTGGATGCGGCCTTAGAAGCCATGGAGTTGAGTATAATTAGAGAAACATCTACCGATATAGGAGATGATGAGGACATTGTTCAATTTGGTTCTAATGGCCAAACGTTAATAAATTCGGTTAAATTAggtaaatctttcaaagagTATGTTCCAAGAGAAAAACTTcaatttttattcaaaCTGTATTATACACAGCGCACATCAACTCCACCATTTGAAGTTGTAGATCCAACTTTATTTAACGTTAACAAAGATACAGAGAAATTTGATCCTGAAGCTAGTGATAATGGTGTTCTTTATACGAGTATGCCATCAGCAGAAATTTCATATGATGAAGTTGTTACTGCTGCTAAAGTCttatatgaaaaaattgtaggaagtgatgatgatttctttgatatagattttgaagatgaagatgactTGCCGGGAAGTAGTCAAGACTACGAGAATGccattgaagatgatgatgaagatatggGTATTGACAAAAGTGAGTCAGCTGAGTTTGTGGGtgaaatggaaatataG